The following proteins are co-located in the Arctopsyche grandis isolate Sample6627 chromosome 3, ASM5162203v2, whole genome shotgun sequence genome:
- the LOC143909779 gene encoding lysosomal phospholipase A and acyltransferase-like has protein sequence MLPKFSVCSFLFIFYCNIALTWGISPVILIPGDGGSQLEATLNKSTVVHYMCQKTSSGYFNIWLNLELLVPLVIDCWIDNMKLHYDNVSRMTSNTPGVTIKVPGWGNSEPVEWLDPSHASPGTYFKDITNALVSVGYVRNVSVRGAPYDFRKAPNENEGFFLRLRELVEETYTTNNKSKVTILTHSMGGTMALHFLHLQSAKWKTKYIERMITLAAPWGGAVKAIKVFAIGDNLGTFVLRESILREQQITAPSLAWLLPSPLFWKDAEVLVQTDKYNYTVKDLQKFFSDLDYINGWEMRKDTIQYTMDFSPPGVDLHCLYGSSVPTVERLVYKPGTWLDGYPTLAYGDGDGTVNTRSLEGCLHWTNNHRSRWTSKSGVKVVSHLALPKADHMSILSDVRVLEYLKNLLSQ, from the exons TTCCAGGAGATGGCGGTAGTCAACTGGAGGCCACCTTGAATAAGTCGACTGTGGTGCACTACATGTGTCAGAAGACCTCGTCAGGCTACTTCAACATATGGCTGAACTTGGAGCTGCTCGTCCCTTTGGTGATCGACTGCTGGATCGACAACATGAAGCTGCACTACGACAATGTATCCAGAATGACGTCGAACACGCCTGGTGTCACAATCAAAGTGCCTGGATGGGGCAACTCGGAGCCGGTTGAATGGCTGGACCCGTCACACGCGTCTCCCGGGACCTATTTTAAAGATATCACCAACGCACTTGTCAGCGTTGGATACGTTAGGAACGTGTCCGTGAGGGGTGCCCCCTATGATTTCAGAAAAGCTCCCA ACGAGAATGAAGGATTTTTCCTGCGGTTGCGTGAGCTCGTTGAGGAAACATATACAACCAATAATAAGAGTAAGGTCACTATTTTGACGCACAGCATGGGAGGAACGATGGCTTTGCATTTTTTGCATCTGCAATCTGCCAAATGGAAGACTAAGTATATCGAAAGGATGATCACTCTCGCAGCACCTTGGGGTGGTGCCGTCAAGGCTATCAAGGTTTTTGCCATCG gaGACAATTTGGGCACATTTGTACTACGCGAGAGTATACTCCGAGAGCAGCAAATCACGGCACCGTCTCTAGCGTGGCTTTTGCCTTCACCTTTGTTTTGGAAAGATGCTGAAGTTTTGGTGCAAACGGACAAATACAATTACACCGTAAAAGATTTGCAGAAGTTTTTCAG tgATCTCGATTATATCAACGGTTGGGAAATGAGGAAAGATACGATTCAATACACCATGGATTTTTCACCTCCCGGTGTCGACTTGCATTGCTTGTATGGATCGAGTGTGCCCACCGTAGAAAG GTTGGTGTACAAACCGGGTACATGGCTCGATGGGTATCCCACTCTGGCGTACGGAGACGGCGACGGGACCGTGAACACCCGTTCCCTCGAGGGTTGTCTCCATTGGACGAACAACCATCGGAGTCGGTGGACGTCCAAGTCTGGGGTGAAGGTCGTGTCGCACCTCGCGCTACCCAAAGCTGACCACATGAGCATATTAAGTGACGTTCGGGTGTTGGAGTATTTGAAGAATCTATTGAGCCAATGA